From Nicotiana tabacum cultivar K326 chromosome 20, ASM71507v2, whole genome shotgun sequence, one genomic window encodes:
- the LOC107829856 gene encoding uncharacterized protein LOC107829856 isoform X1, translated as MCLEMSYAPKKNKISPKSIQRVKVYRLNDDGKWDDQGTGHVTVDYIERSEELGLLVLDEDDNETLLLHRISAEDIYRKQEDTIISWRDPEYSTELALSFQETTGCSYIWDHICTVQRNMHFSSLNNETFHSVNSDLRELPPVELSTLSQILKTVVESGIADQLRVTELILHDQDFFRKLMDLFSISEDLENIENLHILFKIVRGIIMLNSSQIFEKIFGDELIIDIIGCLEYDPDAPHVHHRNFLKEHVVFKEAIAIKDPIVLSKIHQTYRVGYLKDVILPRMLDDATVANLNSIIHSNNAVVVSLLKDDSTFIQDLFGKLKSPSTSAESKKNLVHFLHEFCTLSKSLQVVQQHRLFRDLVNEGIFDIIADVLQSQDKKLVLTGTDILILFLNQDPNLLRSYVIRQEGLALFGLLVKGMLTDFGDDMHCQFLEILRSLLDSYASGTQREAIVEIFYEKHLSQLIDAITSSCPADGAAETVRNSECSDGGTEKQSSVKPEILLNICDLLCFCIVHHPYRIKCNFLLNNVIDKVLFLTRRKEKYLVVAAVRFMRTLISRNQDEHLMNYIAKHNLLKPVVDAFVANGDRYNLLNSAVLELFEHIRKDNLKILLKYLVDSFWDELVKFEKLTSIHSLKIKYEQSLDCSGTRSVGDLLDDPRKRVNERGLEKEEEEYFNEDSDEEDSASASVANASRAQAQPALPNGSAPSPSSVRSGALVDYDDDEDDEDYKPPPRKQSNNSDEDAESFPLKRKLSPKEEPEPKRLQRIAKGSKSRDGVFAALCSTLSQAVLPSKKTVSTAQDGPYSDVDKKSVESNHEEKGNSTDNGSADLDNHDDQEPTCPKSFSESMHSSPDNRQRGDEHPLIPPKSSPEMAVNGS; from the exons ATGTGCCTGGAAATGTCATATGCCCCAAAGAAAAATAAGATTTCTCCAAAAAGCATTCAG CGTGTAAAGGTCTACCGTCTTAATGACGATGGGAAATGGGATGATCAAGGGACAGGGCATGTAACTGTGGATTATATAGAG AGATCGGAAGAACTAGGATTGCTTGTACTTGATGAAGATGATAACGAGACTTTGCTTCTGCACCGTATTAGTGCAGAGGATATCTATCGGAAGCAAGAAG ATACAATTATTTCTTGGAGGGATCCGGAGTATTCAACTGAACTAGCTCTTAGCTTTCAAGAGACTACTGGTTGCTCCTATATATG GGACCATATATGTACTGTGCAAAGGAATATGCACTTCAGTAGTCTTAACA ATGAAACATTTCATAGTGTCAACAGTGACCTGAGGGAGTTGCCCCCGGTTGAGCTTTCTACGCTTTCCCAGATACTAAAG ACAGTTGTGGAGAGTGGCATTGCTGATCAGTTGCGTGTTACAGAACTAATATTGCATGAT CAAGATTTTTTCCGTAAGCTGATGGATTTATTTAGCATCTCTGAAGATTTGGAGAACATTGAGAATCTTCACATTCTTTTCAAAATAGTGAGAGGAATCA TTATGCTCAATAGCTCTCAGATCTTTGAAAAAATATTTGGTGATGAGCTGATAATAGATATTATTGGGTGTCTTGAAT ATGATCCAGATGCTCCTCATGTTCATCATCGCAATTTTCTGAAAGAGCATGTGGTCTTTAAGGAG GCTATAGCTATTAAAGATCCAATAGTCCTTTCAAAGATACATCAAACATACCGAGTTGGCTATCTGAAG GATGTCATTTTGCCTCGAATGTTGGATGACGCAACAGTTGCAAACCTTAATTCCATAATCCATTCAAACAATGCAGTT GTTGTATCTCTGTTAAAAGATGATAGCACCTTCATTCAGGATTTGTTTGGAAAGTTGAAGTCGCCTTCTACATCTGCAGAGTCAAAGAAAAATTTG GTGCACTTCTTGCATGAGTTTTGTACTTTGAGTAAGAGCTTGCAAGTGGTCCAGCAACATCGGCTATTTAG GGATCTTGTTAATGAAGGGATATTCGATATCATAGCTGATGTTTTGCAGAGCCAAGACAAAAAGCTAGTTCTGACGGG GACAGACATCCTCATTCTATTCTTAAATCAAGATCCAAATCTTCTGCGATCTTATGTAATTCGTCAGGAAGGCCTTGCTTTGTTTGGACTTCTG GTCAAAGGTATGCTAACAGATTTTGGGGATGACATGCATTGCCAGTTTCTTGAAATTCTGCGCAGTCTCTTGGATTCATATGCATCAGGAACCCAG AGAGAGGCCATTGTTGAAATTTTCTACGAGAAGCACCTAAGTCAACTCATTGATGCTATAACATCATCCTGCCCGGCAGACGGTGCTGCAGAAACTGTCCGTAACTCGGAGTGCTCTGATGGAGGAACTGAAAAGCAAAGCAGCGTCAAGCCTGAAATACTACTAAATATTTGTGATCTCCTATGTTTTTGTATCGTGCACCATCCTTATAGAATAAA GTGCAACTTTCTTCTAAATAATGTGATAGATAAAGTTCTCTTTCTGACACGAAGAAAAGAAAAGTACCTGGTAGTTGCCGCTGTTAGATTTATGAGAACTCTTATTTCGCGCAAT CAGGATGAGCATTTGATGAATTACATAGCGAAGCACAATCTCTTAAAACCAGTGGTTGATGCTTTTGTTGCTAATGGAGACCGCTACAATCTTCTAAACTCAGCTGTTCTTGAGCTTTTTGAGCATATTCGTAAG GATAACTTGAAGATATTGCTCAAGTATTTAGTGGACTCATTCTGGGATGAACTGGTCAAGTTTGAAAAGTTGACATCTATTCACTCTTTGAAAATTAAATATGAGCAG TCCCTAGATTGTTCAGGAACCAGAAGTGTTGGCGATCTGTTAGACGACCCTAGGAAAAGAGTTAATGAGCGTGGtttagagaaagaagaagaagaatatttcAATGAAGACAG TGATGAGGAAGATTCTGCGTCTGCCTCTGTGGCCAATGCAAGTAGGGCGCAGGCTCAGCCAGCCTTGCCTAATGGGTCTGCTCCAAGCCCCTCATCTGTGAG ATCTGGGGCACTTGTTGATTATGATGACGACGAGGATGATGAAGATTATAAGCCACCACCTAGGAAGCAATCTAATAATTCTGATGAAGATGCGGAGTCTTTTCCGTTGAAACGAAAGCTATCTCCGAAAGAAGAGCCTGAGCCAAAAAGGTTGCAGCGGATTGCTAAAGGCTCAAAGTCTCGAGACGGTGTTTTCGCTGCTTTGTGCTCAACCTTAAGTCAAGCAGTTTTGCCCTCTAAAAAGACAGTAAGTACAGCACAAGATGGTCCATACTCAGATGTAGACAAGAAGTCTGTGGAGTCCAACCATGAGGAGAAGGGGAATTCTACTGATAATGGGAGTGCTGATTTGGATAATCATGACGACCAAGAACCAACTTGTCCTAAAAGTTTTTCTGAAAGCATGCACAGTTCTCCAGATAATAGGCAGAGGGGAGATGAGCATCCGTTAATACCGCCAAAATCATCTCCTGAAATGGCTGTAAATGGATCATAA
- the LOC107829856 gene encoding uncharacterized protein LOC107829856 isoform X2: MCLEMSYAPKKNKISPKSIQRVKVYRLNDDGKWDDQGTGHVTVDYIERSEELGLLVLDEDDNETLLLHRISAEDIYRKQEDTIISWRDPEYSTELALSFQETTGCSYIWDHICTVQRNMHFSSLNNETFHSVNSDLRELPPVELSTLSQILKTVVESGIADQLRVTELILHDQDFFRKLMDLFSISEDLENIENLHILFKIVRGIIMLNSSQIFEKIFGDELIIDIIGCLEYDPDAPHVHHRNFLKEHVVFKEAIAIKDPIVLSKIHQTYRVGYLKDVILPRMLDDATVANLNSIIHSNNAVVVSLLKDDSTFIQDLFGKLKSPSTSAESKKNLVHFLHEFCTLSKSLQVVQQHRLFRDLVNEGIFDIIADVLQSQDKKLVLTGTDILILFLNQDPNLLRSYVIRQEGLALFGLLVKGMLTDFGDDMHCQFLEILRSLLDSYASGTQREAIVEIFYEKHLSQLIDAITSSCPADGAAETVRNSECSDGGTEKQSSVKPEILLNICDLLCFCIVHHPYRIKCNFLLNNVIDKVLFLTRRKEKYLVVAAVRFMRTLISRNDEHLMNYIAKHNLLKPVVDAFVANGDRYNLLNSAVLELFEHIRKDNLKILLKYLVDSFWDELVKFEKLTSIHSLKIKYEQSLDCSGTRSVGDLLDDPRKRVNERGLEKEEEEYFNEDSDEEDSASASVANASRAQAQPALPNGSAPSPSSVRSGALVDYDDDEDDEDYKPPPRKQSNNSDEDAESFPLKRKLSPKEEPEPKRLQRIAKGSKSRDGVFAALCSTLSQAVLPSKKTVSTAQDGPYSDVDKKSVESNHEEKGNSTDNGSADLDNHDDQEPTCPKSFSESMHSSPDNRQRGDEHPLIPPKSSPEMAVNGS; this comes from the exons ATGTGCCTGGAAATGTCATATGCCCCAAAGAAAAATAAGATTTCTCCAAAAAGCATTCAG CGTGTAAAGGTCTACCGTCTTAATGACGATGGGAAATGGGATGATCAAGGGACAGGGCATGTAACTGTGGATTATATAGAG AGATCGGAAGAACTAGGATTGCTTGTACTTGATGAAGATGATAACGAGACTTTGCTTCTGCACCGTATTAGTGCAGAGGATATCTATCGGAAGCAAGAAG ATACAATTATTTCTTGGAGGGATCCGGAGTATTCAACTGAACTAGCTCTTAGCTTTCAAGAGACTACTGGTTGCTCCTATATATG GGACCATATATGTACTGTGCAAAGGAATATGCACTTCAGTAGTCTTAACA ATGAAACATTTCATAGTGTCAACAGTGACCTGAGGGAGTTGCCCCCGGTTGAGCTTTCTACGCTTTCCCAGATACTAAAG ACAGTTGTGGAGAGTGGCATTGCTGATCAGTTGCGTGTTACAGAACTAATATTGCATGAT CAAGATTTTTTCCGTAAGCTGATGGATTTATTTAGCATCTCTGAAGATTTGGAGAACATTGAGAATCTTCACATTCTTTTCAAAATAGTGAGAGGAATCA TTATGCTCAATAGCTCTCAGATCTTTGAAAAAATATTTGGTGATGAGCTGATAATAGATATTATTGGGTGTCTTGAAT ATGATCCAGATGCTCCTCATGTTCATCATCGCAATTTTCTGAAAGAGCATGTGGTCTTTAAGGAG GCTATAGCTATTAAAGATCCAATAGTCCTTTCAAAGATACATCAAACATACCGAGTTGGCTATCTGAAG GATGTCATTTTGCCTCGAATGTTGGATGACGCAACAGTTGCAAACCTTAATTCCATAATCCATTCAAACAATGCAGTT GTTGTATCTCTGTTAAAAGATGATAGCACCTTCATTCAGGATTTGTTTGGAAAGTTGAAGTCGCCTTCTACATCTGCAGAGTCAAAGAAAAATTTG GTGCACTTCTTGCATGAGTTTTGTACTTTGAGTAAGAGCTTGCAAGTGGTCCAGCAACATCGGCTATTTAG GGATCTTGTTAATGAAGGGATATTCGATATCATAGCTGATGTTTTGCAGAGCCAAGACAAAAAGCTAGTTCTGACGGG GACAGACATCCTCATTCTATTCTTAAATCAAGATCCAAATCTTCTGCGATCTTATGTAATTCGTCAGGAAGGCCTTGCTTTGTTTGGACTTCTG GTCAAAGGTATGCTAACAGATTTTGGGGATGACATGCATTGCCAGTTTCTTGAAATTCTGCGCAGTCTCTTGGATTCATATGCATCAGGAACCCAG AGAGAGGCCATTGTTGAAATTTTCTACGAGAAGCACCTAAGTCAACTCATTGATGCTATAACATCATCCTGCCCGGCAGACGGTGCTGCAGAAACTGTCCGTAACTCGGAGTGCTCTGATGGAGGAACTGAAAAGCAAAGCAGCGTCAAGCCTGAAATACTACTAAATATTTGTGATCTCCTATGTTTTTGTATCGTGCACCATCCTTATAGAATAAA GTGCAACTTTCTTCTAAATAATGTGATAGATAAAGTTCTCTTTCTGACACGAAGAAAAGAAAAGTACCTGGTAGTTGCCGCTGTTAGATTTATGAGAACTCTTATTTCGCGCAAT GATGAGCATTTGATGAATTACATAGCGAAGCACAATCTCTTAAAACCAGTGGTTGATGCTTTTGTTGCTAATGGAGACCGCTACAATCTTCTAAACTCAGCTGTTCTTGAGCTTTTTGAGCATATTCGTAAG GATAACTTGAAGATATTGCTCAAGTATTTAGTGGACTCATTCTGGGATGAACTGGTCAAGTTTGAAAAGTTGACATCTATTCACTCTTTGAAAATTAAATATGAGCAG TCCCTAGATTGTTCAGGAACCAGAAGTGTTGGCGATCTGTTAGACGACCCTAGGAAAAGAGTTAATGAGCGTGGtttagagaaagaagaagaagaatatttcAATGAAGACAG TGATGAGGAAGATTCTGCGTCTGCCTCTGTGGCCAATGCAAGTAGGGCGCAGGCTCAGCCAGCCTTGCCTAATGGGTCTGCTCCAAGCCCCTCATCTGTGAG ATCTGGGGCACTTGTTGATTATGATGACGACGAGGATGATGAAGATTATAAGCCACCACCTAGGAAGCAATCTAATAATTCTGATGAAGATGCGGAGTCTTTTCCGTTGAAACGAAAGCTATCTCCGAAAGAAGAGCCTGAGCCAAAAAGGTTGCAGCGGATTGCTAAAGGCTCAAAGTCTCGAGACGGTGTTTTCGCTGCTTTGTGCTCAACCTTAAGTCAAGCAGTTTTGCCCTCTAAAAAGACAGTAAGTACAGCACAAGATGGTCCATACTCAGATGTAGACAAGAAGTCTGTGGAGTCCAACCATGAGGAGAAGGGGAATTCTACTGATAATGGGAGTGCTGATTTGGATAATCATGACGACCAAGAACCAACTTGTCCTAAAAGTTTTTCTGAAAGCATGCACAGTTCTCCAGATAATAGGCAGAGGGGAGATGAGCATCCGTTAATACCGCCAAAATCATCTCCTGAAATGGCTGTAAATGGATCATAA
- the LOC107829856 gene encoding uncharacterized protein LOC107829856 isoform X4: MGAQEKSTGTNNPMQRVKVYRLNDDGKWDDQGTGHVTVDYIERSEELGLLVLDEDDNETLLLHRISAEDIYRKQEDTIISWRDPEYSTELALSFQETTGCSYIWDHICTVQRNMHFSSLNNETFHSVNSDLRELPPVELSTLSQILKTVVESGIADQLRVTELILHDQDFFRKLMDLFSISEDLENIENLHILFKIVRGIIMLNSSQIFEKIFGDELIIDIIGCLEYDPDAPHVHHRNFLKEHVVFKEAIAIKDPIVLSKIHQTYRVGYLKDVILPRMLDDATVANLNSIIHSNNAVVVSLLKDDSTFIQDLFGKLKSPSTSAESKKNLVHFLHEFCTLSKSLQVVQQHRLFRDLVNEGIFDIIADVLQSQDKKLVLTGTDILILFLNQDPNLLRSYVIRQEGLALFGLLVKGMLTDFGDDMHCQFLEILRSLLDSYASGTQREAIVEIFYEKHLSQLIDAITSSCPADGAAETVRNSECSDGGTEKQSSVKPEILLNICDLLCFCIVHHPYRIKCNFLLNNVIDKVLFLTRRKEKYLVVAAVRFMRTLISRNDEHLMNYIAKHNLLKPVVDAFVANGDRYNLLNSAVLELFEHIRKDNLKILLKYLVDSFWDELVKFEKLTSIHSLKIKYEQSLDCSGTRSVGDLLDDPRKRVNERGLEKEEEEYFNEDSDEEDSASASVANASRAQAQPALPNGSAPSPSSVRSGALVDYDDDEDDEDYKPPPRKQSNNSDEDAESFPLKRKLSPKEEPEPKRLQRIAKGSKSRDGVFAALCSTLSQAVLPSKKTVSTAQDGPYSDVDKKSVESNHEEKGNSTDNGSADLDNHDDQEPTCPKSFSESMHSSPDNRQRGDEHPLIPPKSSPEMAVNGS; this comes from the exons ATGGGTGCTCAAGAGAAGTCTACGGGAACTAATAATCCGATGCAG CGTGTAAAGGTCTACCGTCTTAATGACGATGGGAAATGGGATGATCAAGGGACAGGGCATGTAACTGTGGATTATATAGAG AGATCGGAAGAACTAGGATTGCTTGTACTTGATGAAGATGATAACGAGACTTTGCTTCTGCACCGTATTAGTGCAGAGGATATCTATCGGAAGCAAGAAG ATACAATTATTTCTTGGAGGGATCCGGAGTATTCAACTGAACTAGCTCTTAGCTTTCAAGAGACTACTGGTTGCTCCTATATATG GGACCATATATGTACTGTGCAAAGGAATATGCACTTCAGTAGTCTTAACA ATGAAACATTTCATAGTGTCAACAGTGACCTGAGGGAGTTGCCCCCGGTTGAGCTTTCTACGCTTTCCCAGATACTAAAG ACAGTTGTGGAGAGTGGCATTGCTGATCAGTTGCGTGTTACAGAACTAATATTGCATGAT CAAGATTTTTTCCGTAAGCTGATGGATTTATTTAGCATCTCTGAAGATTTGGAGAACATTGAGAATCTTCACATTCTTTTCAAAATAGTGAGAGGAATCA TTATGCTCAATAGCTCTCAGATCTTTGAAAAAATATTTGGTGATGAGCTGATAATAGATATTATTGGGTGTCTTGAAT ATGATCCAGATGCTCCTCATGTTCATCATCGCAATTTTCTGAAAGAGCATGTGGTCTTTAAGGAG GCTATAGCTATTAAAGATCCAATAGTCCTTTCAAAGATACATCAAACATACCGAGTTGGCTATCTGAAG GATGTCATTTTGCCTCGAATGTTGGATGACGCAACAGTTGCAAACCTTAATTCCATAATCCATTCAAACAATGCAGTT GTTGTATCTCTGTTAAAAGATGATAGCACCTTCATTCAGGATTTGTTTGGAAAGTTGAAGTCGCCTTCTACATCTGCAGAGTCAAAGAAAAATTTG GTGCACTTCTTGCATGAGTTTTGTACTTTGAGTAAGAGCTTGCAAGTGGTCCAGCAACATCGGCTATTTAG GGATCTTGTTAATGAAGGGATATTCGATATCATAGCTGATGTTTTGCAGAGCCAAGACAAAAAGCTAGTTCTGACGGG GACAGACATCCTCATTCTATTCTTAAATCAAGATCCAAATCTTCTGCGATCTTATGTAATTCGTCAGGAAGGCCTTGCTTTGTTTGGACTTCTG GTCAAAGGTATGCTAACAGATTTTGGGGATGACATGCATTGCCAGTTTCTTGAAATTCTGCGCAGTCTCTTGGATTCATATGCATCAGGAACCCAG AGAGAGGCCATTGTTGAAATTTTCTACGAGAAGCACCTAAGTCAACTCATTGATGCTATAACATCATCCTGCCCGGCAGACGGTGCTGCAGAAACTGTCCGTAACTCGGAGTGCTCTGATGGAGGAACTGAAAAGCAAAGCAGCGTCAAGCCTGAAATACTACTAAATATTTGTGATCTCCTATGTTTTTGTATCGTGCACCATCCTTATAGAATAAA GTGCAACTTTCTTCTAAATAATGTGATAGATAAAGTTCTCTTTCTGACACGAAGAAAAGAAAAGTACCTGGTAGTTGCCGCTGTTAGATTTATGAGAACTCTTATTTCGCGCAAT GATGAGCATTTGATGAATTACATAGCGAAGCACAATCTCTTAAAACCAGTGGTTGATGCTTTTGTTGCTAATGGAGACCGCTACAATCTTCTAAACTCAGCTGTTCTTGAGCTTTTTGAGCATATTCGTAAG GATAACTTGAAGATATTGCTCAAGTATTTAGTGGACTCATTCTGGGATGAACTGGTCAAGTTTGAAAAGTTGACATCTATTCACTCTTTGAAAATTAAATATGAGCAG TCCCTAGATTGTTCAGGAACCAGAAGTGTTGGCGATCTGTTAGACGACCCTAGGAAAAGAGTTAATGAGCGTGGtttagagaaagaagaagaagaatatttcAATGAAGACAG TGATGAGGAAGATTCTGCGTCTGCCTCTGTGGCCAATGCAAGTAGGGCGCAGGCTCAGCCAGCCTTGCCTAATGGGTCTGCTCCAAGCCCCTCATCTGTGAG ATCTGGGGCACTTGTTGATTATGATGACGACGAGGATGATGAAGATTATAAGCCACCACCTAGGAAGCAATCTAATAATTCTGATGAAGATGCGGAGTCTTTTCCGTTGAAACGAAAGCTATCTCCGAAAGAAGAGCCTGAGCCAAAAAGGTTGCAGCGGATTGCTAAAGGCTCAAAGTCTCGAGACGGTGTTTTCGCTGCTTTGTGCTCAACCTTAAGTCAAGCAGTTTTGCCCTCTAAAAAGACAGTAAGTACAGCACAAGATGGTCCATACTCAGATGTAGACAAGAAGTCTGTGGAGTCCAACCATGAGGAGAAGGGGAATTCTACTGATAATGGGAGTGCTGATTTGGATAATCATGACGACCAAGAACCAACTTGTCCTAAAAGTTTTTCTGAAAGCATGCACAGTTCTCCAGATAATAGGCAGAGGGGAGATGAGCATCCGTTAATACCGCCAAAATCATCTCCTGAAATGGCTGTAAATGGATCATAA
- the LOC107829856 gene encoding uncharacterized protein LOC107829856 isoform X3, which produces MGAQEKSTGTNNPMQRVKVYRLNDDGKWDDQGTGHVTVDYIERSEELGLLVLDEDDNETLLLHRISAEDIYRKQEDTIISWRDPEYSTELALSFQETTGCSYIWDHICTVQRNMHFSSLNNETFHSVNSDLRELPPVELSTLSQILKTVVESGIADQLRVTELILHDQDFFRKLMDLFSISEDLENIENLHILFKIVRGIIMLNSSQIFEKIFGDELIIDIIGCLEYDPDAPHVHHRNFLKEHVVFKEAIAIKDPIVLSKIHQTYRVGYLKDVILPRMLDDATVANLNSIIHSNNAVVVSLLKDDSTFIQDLFGKLKSPSTSAESKKNLVHFLHEFCTLSKSLQVVQQHRLFRDLVNEGIFDIIADVLQSQDKKLVLTGTDILILFLNQDPNLLRSYVIRQEGLALFGLLVKGMLTDFGDDMHCQFLEILRSLLDSYASGTQREAIVEIFYEKHLSQLIDAITSSCPADGAAETVRNSECSDGGTEKQSSVKPEILLNICDLLCFCIVHHPYRIKCNFLLNNVIDKVLFLTRRKEKYLVVAAVRFMRTLISRNQDEHLMNYIAKHNLLKPVVDAFVANGDRYNLLNSAVLELFEHIRKDNLKILLKYLVDSFWDELVKFEKLTSIHSLKIKYEQSLDCSGTRSVGDLLDDPRKRVNERGLEKEEEEYFNEDSDEEDSASASVANASRAQAQPALPNGSAPSPSSVRSGALVDYDDDEDDEDYKPPPRKQSNNSDEDAESFPLKRKLSPKEEPEPKRLQRIAKGSKSRDGVFAALCSTLSQAVLPSKKTVSTAQDGPYSDVDKKSVESNHEEKGNSTDNGSADLDNHDDQEPTCPKSFSESMHSSPDNRQRGDEHPLIPPKSSPEMAVNGS; this is translated from the exons ATGGGTGCTCAAGAGAAGTCTACGGGAACTAATAATCCGATGCAG CGTGTAAAGGTCTACCGTCTTAATGACGATGGGAAATGGGATGATCAAGGGACAGGGCATGTAACTGTGGATTATATAGAG AGATCGGAAGAACTAGGATTGCTTGTACTTGATGAAGATGATAACGAGACTTTGCTTCTGCACCGTATTAGTGCAGAGGATATCTATCGGAAGCAAGAAG ATACAATTATTTCTTGGAGGGATCCGGAGTATTCAACTGAACTAGCTCTTAGCTTTCAAGAGACTACTGGTTGCTCCTATATATG GGACCATATATGTACTGTGCAAAGGAATATGCACTTCAGTAGTCTTAACA ATGAAACATTTCATAGTGTCAACAGTGACCTGAGGGAGTTGCCCCCGGTTGAGCTTTCTACGCTTTCCCAGATACTAAAG ACAGTTGTGGAGAGTGGCATTGCTGATCAGTTGCGTGTTACAGAACTAATATTGCATGAT CAAGATTTTTTCCGTAAGCTGATGGATTTATTTAGCATCTCTGAAGATTTGGAGAACATTGAGAATCTTCACATTCTTTTCAAAATAGTGAGAGGAATCA TTATGCTCAATAGCTCTCAGATCTTTGAAAAAATATTTGGTGATGAGCTGATAATAGATATTATTGGGTGTCTTGAAT ATGATCCAGATGCTCCTCATGTTCATCATCGCAATTTTCTGAAAGAGCATGTGGTCTTTAAGGAG GCTATAGCTATTAAAGATCCAATAGTCCTTTCAAAGATACATCAAACATACCGAGTTGGCTATCTGAAG GATGTCATTTTGCCTCGAATGTTGGATGACGCAACAGTTGCAAACCTTAATTCCATAATCCATTCAAACAATGCAGTT GTTGTATCTCTGTTAAAAGATGATAGCACCTTCATTCAGGATTTGTTTGGAAAGTTGAAGTCGCCTTCTACATCTGCAGAGTCAAAGAAAAATTTG GTGCACTTCTTGCATGAGTTTTGTACTTTGAGTAAGAGCTTGCAAGTGGTCCAGCAACATCGGCTATTTAG GGATCTTGTTAATGAAGGGATATTCGATATCATAGCTGATGTTTTGCAGAGCCAAGACAAAAAGCTAGTTCTGACGGG GACAGACATCCTCATTCTATTCTTAAATCAAGATCCAAATCTTCTGCGATCTTATGTAATTCGTCAGGAAGGCCTTGCTTTGTTTGGACTTCTG GTCAAAGGTATGCTAACAGATTTTGGGGATGACATGCATTGCCAGTTTCTTGAAATTCTGCGCAGTCTCTTGGATTCATATGCATCAGGAACCCAG AGAGAGGCCATTGTTGAAATTTTCTACGAGAAGCACCTAAGTCAACTCATTGATGCTATAACATCATCCTGCCCGGCAGACGGTGCTGCAGAAACTGTCCGTAACTCGGAGTGCTCTGATGGAGGAACTGAAAAGCAAAGCAGCGTCAAGCCTGAAATACTACTAAATATTTGTGATCTCCTATGTTTTTGTATCGTGCACCATCCTTATAGAATAAA GTGCAACTTTCTTCTAAATAATGTGATAGATAAAGTTCTCTTTCTGACACGAAGAAAAGAAAAGTACCTGGTAGTTGCCGCTGTTAGATTTATGAGAACTCTTATTTCGCGCAAT CAGGATGAGCATTTGATGAATTACATAGCGAAGCACAATCTCTTAAAACCAGTGGTTGATGCTTTTGTTGCTAATGGAGACCGCTACAATCTTCTAAACTCAGCTGTTCTTGAGCTTTTTGAGCATATTCGTAAG GATAACTTGAAGATATTGCTCAAGTATTTAGTGGACTCATTCTGGGATGAACTGGTCAAGTTTGAAAAGTTGACATCTATTCACTCTTTGAAAATTAAATATGAGCAG TCCCTAGATTGTTCAGGAACCAGAAGTGTTGGCGATCTGTTAGACGACCCTAGGAAAAGAGTTAATGAGCGTGGtttagagaaagaagaagaagaatatttcAATGAAGACAG TGATGAGGAAGATTCTGCGTCTGCCTCTGTGGCCAATGCAAGTAGGGCGCAGGCTCAGCCAGCCTTGCCTAATGGGTCTGCTCCAAGCCCCTCATCTGTGAG ATCTGGGGCACTTGTTGATTATGATGACGACGAGGATGATGAAGATTATAAGCCACCACCTAGGAAGCAATCTAATAATTCTGATGAAGATGCGGAGTCTTTTCCGTTGAAACGAAAGCTATCTCCGAAAGAAGAGCCTGAGCCAAAAAGGTTGCAGCGGATTGCTAAAGGCTCAAAGTCTCGAGACGGTGTTTTCGCTGCTTTGTGCTCAACCTTAAGTCAAGCAGTTTTGCCCTCTAAAAAGACAGTAAGTACAGCACAAGATGGTCCATACTCAGATGTAGACAAGAAGTCTGTGGAGTCCAACCATGAGGAGAAGGGGAATTCTACTGATAATGGGAGTGCTGATTTGGATAATCATGACGACCAAGAACCAACTTGTCCTAAAAGTTTTTCTGAAAGCATGCACAGTTCTCCAGATAATAGGCAGAGGGGAGATGAGCATCCGTTAATACCGCCAAAATCATCTCCTGAAATGGCTGTAAATGGATCATAA